AGTCCTCATGTATCTCATCTCTCGCAAATGGCATAGTTCGTGGGGAATTCCCGGTACAGAAGTCCATGGAAGTCCCATGGCCCAAAAGGCAGCCCAGGGTTCAGGCTGGGAATGGTAAGCCACCCTCTTGCATGATATCATTGTACAACTCATTTGAACTCCGTGGATGTTGACGACGACCCGTACGAACTAGGTGGCCTGGTGTTTTCTGGCAATTTGTGTGGTCGTGGGTGGTGGCCCCGATCGTCCTCTGGAAATCACGAAACATTCGCGATACGCAAGGCTGGCGCCTTCAAACTATTGGCTGCGCCCTGGGAAGGTGAGTGCATCGTGCGAGACCATAGTACCAAATAGGGATTGGTCTTCAACATGCGGGTCACTAATATGACTCGCTTCCGATCAAAAGTCTGCATGCAACACCTATGTGGCTCATTGCTCTTTACGTGCCAGGCATGGCGCCTGTGAACCGATACTTTATCCCCCCACAATGGTAAGTCTTTCCTGAGAATGCGAATTCGGCCTGACGTTAAGGTTCAACTGGCTAAATCTCACAATTCTCGCTCGCCAGGATCTGCTTGTCGATCTGGATCATCGAGATTTTCACAGTCTTCCTTCCCTGCTGGGAGGTCATGCGTCACCAATCGCTTCGGCAGGAAACTCTGGATTCTATCGCGCGGTGGGAAGCCAGAGTGAAGGTGAACTCCTCGGAGGATAAATCATTCAAGTCGGATACCACCGTTGTCGAGTCTATGGTATCAGGTCGAAAGTCCATGAATGCGTCGATTCAGACGAATGGCTCCCGCGACAGCATTTTGACCATGGGTGCCCTTGAACACGTCCTGGAGCGTAATCCTCTCCCATTGCTGGAGTTCTCCGCGCTGCGCGAATTCTCCGGAGAAAACATTGCCTTTCTCATGGGGGTTGCGACATGGAAGAACTCACTACCGCACGTGTTGAAGAACCAGACTACTTCTCGTGACGGCCAATCCCAAGATCTTCTCCGTCGAGCCTTCAACGATGCCCTGGGCATCTACGTCGATTTCATCAGCGTGCGTCACGCCGAGTTCCCGGTCAACATCTCTTCGAATGATCTCAAATTCCTCGAAGATACCTTCGAGCGTGCTGCATGCCTTCTTTACGGTGACGAACGCGAGGCTGACCCAGTCACCCCTTACGATAATTTCGCCATGGAACCTATTTCCCCCACTGTCTCAGAGGGTTCGGAAGCACATATCGCGAACGGGACTCGTCATCGCATCTATTATTGGGGTGACATACCGGACCACTTCGATGCGACTATCTTTCGGGATGCTGAGGCAAGCATTAAATATCTCGTCCTCACCAACACATGGcccaaattcatcaagagTCAACGGTATGCCTCAGTTGACTCTCTGGGGACTCTCACGGACATGTATAAGACTGTTTGAGTGCTTTGCGATCACTTCGCCACCCCACTCAGCGCTTCCTGGCCTGCGCTGTCTATACCCCGTCATTccctttttttattttcttcgcCGCAGTCAAATCTTCGTCAAGCAAGAAGATATCTCATTTCAAGCAATCACTCTTGTCGGCTTTTTCATCACATGAACCACTGGATACCCATATGTCTCGATTAACTCAAATTCGAACCTTACCGTTACACGCCAGACTTCACTTCAGGGTCGGAACTCGACGCACTCAATAGTATGCCATTGCCCGTGTCCAGCCTTGTAGCTCGAGTAAACTGTGTAACTTTGAACTTCTTGCACTATCTTTTCAGGTCACGTGTCTCTATATCTAACAAGGACAATTTCACTCCTTGGACATTGATACATATGGAGGCATGTCCAATCGTAAGCTCACCAGGCATGGAATAAACGAGGCGATCATGGCAGGAATGAAAAATTAGCTTGTCATGTTCACGGCGAGACGGGCGGCTGGTGCTTCCCACGTTTCAAGGTTGGCTATGCCTTTTTGAACCCGTGAATCGGTGCCGCTACAGAATCGCGGACTCAATACGGTTCAGGGCGTGAACTCCAGGCTATGTACGTCAAATAGGGGCCAAACGATTGACATGTGGGACGGAGGGAGGATTAAGTTGCAGAACATGAAAGGTTGTTGCCCGGCCACGATTGGTGTCATGGTGTCATGGTGTTATGCCTGAGGAAACAGGCGACAAAGATGCCGCGAGACTGCTCCGCTGCGCCTCCGCATTTGTCAACTAACCTCCAGCTCAGGGCATGAAAACTGCCAGCGCCAGCCCGGTATTTTTCAATCTGATTCGATTCAGCAGTCTTTTTCCAGAGGCACAGTATCACCGCCTTAAATATTTGCTCTCTCGGGGTACATTCGCCATTCCAGGGGCCGAGTTCCATCATCTGCACGCGCTCGGCGCGGCACCAGTTACTTTTCCTTGATCATTGCCGTCGCCAATCATGGTCGCTCGAGGCACGAAGACTACAATGCAGCCATTGCGTGCAACGACTCGGAAGCAGCCGCAAAAACGCGAGCGGGATGAGTCGCCGGTGACGCCATTGAAGCGTCGTCGGACGCAGCTCTCACCAACTGGGTCCTCGAAAACACCAGCGTCTGCACAAATCGAGTACACAGCCACTCCCTTATCAGGACTTCGAACTAGAGAGCAACTCGACCGATATTATGAAAACGTCAAACGGGACGAACAGCGAATTCTGGAAGTGAAGAGCAAGTTGGGAATCTTGCGCGGGGAGATGGACGCGGAACCGGAAAGCTCACCCGAGGAATCATCCGAATCGACCTCCATAGGCACGAAAAAAGCAATCAAACTGATGGAGAAAATTGTCGCGAACAGCCAATTGATCGAAGATCTCGAGGAGGAACGGCGACTGGTCCCTCCCAAACCACGAGGACCTACACGCGTGAACCAAGACGGTGTTGCGAAATCccggaagaaagaaaaaacgcAACGTGAAAAACTAAGAGACAATATTCGAGCGTCTCGCAGGCGAATCGCATACGCATGGGACATTCTTGCATCGGCGGGGATAGTCAATGAACCGGAATTGGATTCGAGCAACAATCGAAACGTCAATGCGGACAACACACCATCCCGAATTCCTTCTCCAGACCGCTCAGCGAGACTCGCCAGGCAAGCTCGGACTTCGGCCAGAGATTTGGTGGAGAAGCCAAACAACGAGCCGGTTCTTCCAACGGGTGGCAGGCCAATTGCTCGGTCGACCAAGTCCTCTGTTTCTCCTGAGCAAAGTCCGCCAGATACAAATCCAGTTCTTGGGCCCGAGACCGCGCGAGAGCAATCTCCTGTTGAAAAGAACGCAAAGCAATCTCAGCTCGAACAACGGGGGAAACGTGCACTGAGCGCACGGCTCAAGAGGCCCAAGGTAGCTCTATCTCAAAGGTAAGTTCTCCACGGATATAATCTGACACGAAAGCTACTGACAACTTCGGGCAGATCTACACATCGCACCGGTCGATCAATCTACTCTCCGGACTCTGTCGACACTGACGACGAGCAGCAATCTGCGGAAGAAGAGCTGTCTGAGAAAGAACAACGGCCCGAGCAAGAGGAGCAGCATACAAATGTACCCAGAGAGGCGACTTCTTCAGAAGTCGAAGAATCGGCTGGCCCAACGGCGCCAACGACCCCGAGCATAGCAGAGCAAACAGATGAGGAGATTCAAGAGACCCCTCCTAAGCAATTGTCAGTGAATCAGCTTAGTAATTTACTTGTGTGAGTATTGGCACTAATGATCCATGTAGGCCTCGGAATGAACCTATTGACAAAAAGCCCGGAAATAATAGCTCGACAAATGACAAAATTGAAGAGGAAAGTGAGGACAACCGTATCTATGGAGCCATCAAGTCCAAACCAGCTTCCTCGACAGCCGATCTCTCCACACAAAGTACGGGAAAGGACAGGACACCCAAAACCAGTGAAGCTGGTGAAGATGCGGAGGAAAAGATgaatggagaaggaggcgatgatgacgaagaaagCTCGGAGGGTGAGGAAAGCACAGAGAGCGATGGCTCCGAgaacgaagatgacgatgatgaacgTGTCGCAGCTCAGCTGGAGAGGGAAGATGATATCCTGGATCACGCGGCCGAAGCCTTGTCTGAGAGTATCAAcctcgaagaagaacaagacgCAGAATCTCCTCAAAGCACAAAGGCACAAGATTCCGCGGTGAAAGTTGAAGGCGAGCCTAATGAGAGCCCGGTGCCCGCGTCGGCTCGTCCTCTCGAATCGCCCAGGAGCGCCAACGTGACCCATGTGAGCAATACAGAGCAAGGTCATTCCTCCGTCAGACCCTCTGGTTCTCAGCCATCACAAGTATCACCACCGCCTCAAGAACCTCCGTCCTCCCGGCCCAGCGCTGGCTTGTTTGAGCGCATGAACGGAATACACACTTCAGGCTCCTTTgaggccatgatggccaaTCTCAGGCAAGCGGCAGCGGAGAGACAACGGCAAGCGGAGTTGGCAGGCCCGATCGATGACTCGTCAACTTCGGATTCGTCTGACGATGACTCTATGCCATACTGGTCCCCGGAACCGGAAGCCAAACCTTCATAGGATAATCATATTGCGGAACTACGGCTTGTCTCGATTAAGAAGCCGCCTGGAGCGTTGAACGGCTCGACTCGCCTCTTCGTTCTTACCTGTCAGCTGTCTCTGTGAGATGTCTTGGAGTCCATCAATAACATGCTCAATTGCAACTTTCTCTCACGGTCAGGTAATCTAGCACGCACTTCCCTCGGTAGACAATGCTCGTAGCCAAGACCTAGGGTTTTTGGTGAGCAGCGTAGAACACTCTCAAAAGAGAGACCTGCCCATCACACGCAAAGAAGGCAGTACCAATTTCTTGAACTCTCGATTTTGTTTTGGCGAGAACTCCATATCGCCTATCGGTTCTTTTGGTGCCTGAGGCGGTCATCGGAGGTTCTCTCGGAAGCTCGATCTCCAGTTTCTCAGGAGGGCGCTGGTGAGAAAGACACTCATGTGGTCTTTTCCCCAAATGAATAatgacagagagagagatgggtTGACCGCGGCTTTGCAGGATCTCCTGAACTGATACCTTTCCTGTCCACTCCAGGACCCTTTCTGCCTCTATTTTGGCGCCATGTCAGCTCGTTTGTTGCACCCAGACGAGTACGAGCTGGCCTCGCGATCGTCGGCCGACACGGACGGCACCTTCAAtctcgacgatgatgatttcGAGTCTCAAACCCCAGCCACATCAAGACTCAGGTATCGGCGAAAACCGTGGCTCACTCGGCTATTCTCGCCATCTGGATATCGACAGTTGAAGTCCCATGCGCGACCGATTTTCCTTCGCTCCGCTCGTTCAAGCTGCGTGCCTCGCTTCTGCGCTCGTCGACGATGCTGCGGCCTTCATATTGTTCTCGGGGTTGTACTGGGCTTGGTCGCATTCGCCTCTATCTTCTTCCCTTCATACACCCACCCTCCCGGACATTATGCGACGCTGCGACAGTCGGCATTGGACGGGAATATCGCTGGGCGGGGAAACCCACTTAACCAGAAAGTATTCATCGCTGCAAGTCTCTACGATCGAGGGGGCGATCTCGCTCGGGGCCAGTGGGGTACGCAGCTACTACAGCTCATCGACTTGCTTGGTCCGAAAAATGTGTTTGTAAGCATATATGAGAATGACAGCGGGAAAGAAGGTGGTGCGGCACTGCGTGAACTGGAGCAACAAATCCCGTGCGCCAAGTCGATTGTCTTTGAAGAGCATCTGGACCTCAAGACCATCCCGTCGATCATTTTACCCGGAGGTGAGACGCGTACACCGCGCATCGAATATCTCGCGGAGCTTCGCAACCGAGCTCTTAAGCCGATCAACGACCATCCCGAGACTCGGTACGACAAACTCCTTTACTTGAACGATATCTTTTACGATCCCATTGACGCTCTGCAACTCTTGTTCTCAACAAACCTGAATGAAGCAGGAGAGTCGCAGTACCGCGCAGCGTGCGCCGTCGACTTTGATAACCCTTTCAAATTTTATGACACCTATGCCACACGCGACCTGGAGGGATACTCAATGGGATTACCGTTCTTCCCGTGGTTCTCCAGTGCGGGCGATGCTGCCAGTCGCTCCGACGTACTGCACGGGAAGGATGCCGTCCGAGTCCGGAGCTGTTGGGGTGGCATGGTGGCCTTCGACGCCAAATACTTTCAAGACCCATTGCCGGGTGGCACGACTCCAGCACGATTCCGCTCAACCTCCGAGCTATTTTGGGAAGGCTCTGAATGCTGTCTCATTCATGCTGATCTGAAAGATCCCCAAGCCGGCCTCGACGGGGTCACCGCTACGGGCATCTACATGAACCCATACATCCGAGTTGCATATGACCAACGCACTCTTTCATGGCTCTGGATCACCCGGCGATGGGAGCGTCTGTACTCGCTGATTCACAATATCGGCAATCATCTGGTGGGGTTACCATGGTATAATCCTCGTCGAGCCGAGGTGACGGGCGCGCGAGTTGAGGAAACCGTCTGGGTCCCCGACGGCAACCACGATGGTGGAGGTTCTTTCCAGACAATCGCGCGTACCGCTGGAAACGATGGTTATTGTGGACATCGAAGTCAACAAGTCATTGTTGAGAACCGTAAGCCTGGCCAAAAAGGGTTCGAGAATGTCCCGGTGCCATCATGACACCAACCGGGCAGAACAGGCGCGTCTCCGAGACGTTACCTAGACTCGGAGCtatcttgtttttcttcttcctttgtgTGGATATTAGTGTACATAATTTTCCCATTATGGAGTGTTAGGCTGTGGATAGAACATGTGTGATGTATACTACCTACTGTTGATATGTATGATATTGCCCAGGGTCGCTCTCCACATTCAGCCATTCAACCAATACAATGATCACTTGGTTTGAATTTGATGTACTGCCCGAGGTGTTGACATCCCATCTCGGCTGAGGTTACGATATCAAATATCGAGTTGACACTGGACCCTACTATATCAAAAGTCAACATATACACCATGAACTAGGTAGGTCCTATTGGCCACTTGGTACCTACCGGAACCCCGGAAATTGAATAATGATCTTTCCAATTCCATACAGTGGAGAGTCATAAATTGGTTTTTTGCAACACTGGCATACAGTAGATATCTTCTACCTGGATTGGAATGATCTCCAGCCATTTCGGGCTGTACCGCAAGGGCGGGAACGTTTTGGCCTCAGGCATAAACTACACTTCCGGCGGGGCGCATTTCCCAGATGCCGCGGGGCTCGAGAAGAggaacaaggaaaaaaatacGTATATATATATCTGACAAGATAAATCCACCATTCGACCTCCTGTCAGCTATGCTACAAGCAATCAAATATGACCAGGGACACCTGGAGATCCTGGACCAGCTGCAACTCCCCTTCGTCGAAAAATACATCCCGATTCAGACCGcggaagatggatggaatgCGATCAAGGACATGAAGGTCCGAGGCGCTCCCGCCATCGCGATTGTCGCCATGCTGGCGCTTGCCTCTGAGCTGCATGCCCTTCAGTCTGCAGACAAGATCCCTGATTCACCACAGGAGGCCGAAACGTTGATTGCGCAGAAGCTGGAATACCTGGTCACCAGTCGCCCGACTGCGGTGAACCTGGCCGATGCGGCACGAAAGCTTGGGGCTGTGGTCACGACACAGGCTGGACAAGTGGGAGCCATGGGCCCGACTGTGGTGGCGGCGTTTATGCGCGGCGCAGAGGAGATGATGGGCAAGGACTTGGATGACAACCAGCGCATCGGCCATCACGGGGCGGAATGGATCATGGCGAATGCGACCAAGGGCGGTTCTGATGTGGCCGTCTTGACGCACTGCAATACGGGGTATGCTTTGCTTTCTCACAACTGCTTGGAGACCGACGATACCGAGGCAGGTTCACATTGACGTTGGCTAACACTGGGTTTGATTATCATGCAGCTCTCTTGCCACGTCCGGCTACGGCACTGCTCTGGGTGTTATCcgctccctcttctccaagaacGTTCTACGTCACGCCTACTGCTCCGAGACCAGACCCTACAATCAAGGCTCCCGCTTAACCGCCTTTGAATTGGTTCACGACAAGATTCCCGCTACTCTGATCACGGATTCCATGGCCGCGGCCCTGCTGGCAGATCCCAAGGCCGGCGTCAACGCTATCGTGGTGGGCGCGGACCGGGTGGCCGCCAACGGAGACACGGCCAACAAGATTGGCACCTACAGCCTCGCAGTTCTAGCCAAGTACCACGGAGTCAAGTTCCTGGTTGCGGCGCCACGCACCACCATTGATCTGGCAACCAAATCCGGCAACGAGATCGTGATCGAGCAACGTCCGGCCGCTGAAATGATCAACATCAAGGGCCCTCGCGCGGGAGCCCCCGCGATCGATGGCAATGTGACCTTGGAGACGGTCTGCATTGCCGCTCCAGGAATCAATGTGTGGAACCCATCCTTTGACATCACGCCAGCTGCCTTGATTGATGGCATTATCACGGAGGTGGGCGTGGTCGAAAAGGGATCGGATGGCCTCTTCCACATGGATGTTCTGTTCAATGGCTCGGCTCCTCAGGCTTGACCTGACCCGGAGATGACGTTGACGTTGACTTGGCATCCCCCGAAGTTGCGCTCTCCTTTGTAGTTTGTGGCGATGCAGTTTGAGCCTCGAAAAACGCTAGCAATTCGTCCATCTTGCCCTCAATGGCGCTCAGGTTTCTCTCCAGCTCGGACGCAGTCTGTTCCCCCCTAGATGACCAAAGTTAGACAGCCATGGTCACGTTCAAATACATATGGAGCGAGGAGCAATACTTCGCTATATCGGCAAGGGCCTAGACAGCAAGCGGAACACCGTTAGTAATGTTGATTGTCTCGTAAGTCGCACCCATTACTGGCAGTGGGGGTGCCATGGTATGCTTCGCCATGTTGACGATACCCCAAGAACCTCCTCGGTCCTCTGACCCAATATGAATCCCACCGATGGACGTGAAGTGGCTCACCTGTGCAAGGCCAAACTCATCGCCATTATTCTGAGGCATTTTGAAAGATGGTGAGAGATAGTGCTCGCTGTGTTGTACAACGGCACGAAGGTGGGATGGTCGGAACAGGCGCTACCACGCTTGTGCCTGGGTGCCATTGATGCCTCAGGCCAACGAACCTTTTGTTCTCTCCAACGAGTGACGGTGACCTTCTACGAAACCACACTCACCACCCTCACTGCCAACACCTCAGTCGTGAGTTCTGCAGGAGCAGCGAAATCAGGAGAGGCCAGCCAAGCTTTTGACTTCATTCGGCGAGACTGCGGTGAGACCGGTCTATATGAGGACTAGACCGTCCGCCTACGGTCTACTTGCAGTGGCATGGCTGCTTTTCTCAGCGTCATTGAATGGTCCACTGGGAACTCAGGAGGACCTCCAGTTTGAGTTATGCATATGTAGTACGACGTGGTGCATGTGAGATAGAAAGCTCCGACCTTTCCCTAACTCTGCAATAGTAGCTTCTGGCCCGGTACGAGTTCCTACAGTGACATACTTGACCGCCCTATATGCCGCCCTCGTTGAATTGTCTCAACCTTCAGGAGGACGCTCCTACTTTCCTATCTAGGAAGGTGAGACTTGGGAAAGCTGTGGACGTACGTCCCAGACAGACCCGAGCATTGTTCAGTGGGGGAGACCGTCGACTCTTGTCGCGCGTAGCAGCAGAATCATTATTCATTCGTGGAATTTGGCCAAGATCGCAAAGACGAATACGGATACAGTATATCTCTCGGAGGATTGTGCTCGGCTCGTCGTGTTGTGTGTCCATGGCATCTTATATGTGTATGGGCCCAGAATCAGCATACTGGAATTTCAGGTCCGCTCCAATAGCAGGCGcaagatcaaaaagaaaacaggaTTGCAATCGTGGGTGGGTTGGATCGTCGCGGATACAGCTGCTCCACGCGCGCAAGGGATGAAGGGATTCGTTCCAGCCAAGAGCTATTGACTCGCGTTGCTGAGAATGGAATGCAATAATCAACATTGCTATCAAGGGTCGTCGGATCGCATATAACTTGATTCCTTGCCCTCGATCTCGTTGATGGCATCTCGATCAACCTGTGCCTCATCTGTCTCTCCTTTGCATCACGCTTTCCTTCCGTTGAAAATGCACGTCCAAACCACCTGGGTTGCCCTCCTGGCCACCCTTCCCACTGCGTTTGCTTTCTGGCCCACCTACTATTCCCAGAATGCCAACAATGCCAACAACGTCGGCAGTGTCAACAGTGTCAACCCTCACAGCAATGACGAGCCCAATGTAACGATCGAGACGGTGTTCCAGTTCCCCAACAATGGCTCCTGGATCGTCAACTTGGTCGAGCGCCGCGATGGAAGCCTCCTGTTGACCCGGTTGGACACCCCCGAAGTTTGGTCTCTTGATCCTGCCACCGGAACCGCGGAGCTTGTCCACAGCTTCCCCATGGTCACCAGCTGCTTCGGCATCAGCGAGATCGAGGACGACGTGTTCGCGGTCGTGATCGGTAActtctcctccacgaccTACCAGCCCACCCCGGGATCTTTCGTCGTGCAAAAGATCGACTTTTCCAACGCGGCGGCGCGAACAGAGGGGGCAAATGCCGGCCATACCGTCTCCGAGATCGCCGCCATCCCGGAGGCCGTCGCTTTGAACGGTATGACCAGCTTCACCCGGGAGTCTCACTTGGTCTTGATTGCGGACAGTCCCGTGGGTCTTGGCTGGAAGCTGAACACGCAGAGCGGCGAGTACTCGGTGGCACTGAACAACACCAAGCTTCGTCCTGCAGAGGGCCAGGCTCTGCCCTTGGGAGTCAACGGTCTCAAGGTTCTTAACGACTACGTCTACTACTCCAGCACGACCCGTATGGAATTCGGCCGTGTCAAGGTCAACTCAGAGGCGATGCCGGTTGGTGACTATGAGACTATCGCCAGTGGATTCCTGCCCGATAACTTTGATGTTGCCTCCGATGGCACAGCCTATATCGCGACCGATCCCCAGAACTCGGTCGTCCGCATCACTCCTTCTGGTCAGATCGCCCTCGTGGGTGGTGGTCAACTCTCCACGCAAATGCCCGGTGCGACATCTTGCCGTCTTACCAGTGATGAAAAGACCGTCTATGTCGGTACCAGCGGTGGTCAGGTTGCTCCTGTCCTGGGTCAATTTATGGAGCCCGCCAAGGTTGTGAAGATCACTTTCAACTAAGTCGGAGGATTTTTATGACGACGTgggaaaatgagaaatgTGAAGCTCATGTGAAATGCTTACACTCAATGGCGGCATGTTCGAATTTCGTGGAATACCATCCAACTGGTAAGGAAAAAgacttttctgtttcttAAAATAATTTAATCTTATATCGTGTCTTTTATTGGGACCGTCATGACCATTTGCATCTCCTTGC
The window above is part of the Penicillium oxalicum strain HP7-1 chromosome VI, whole genome shotgun sequence genome. Proteins encoded here:
- a CDS encoding Methylthioribose-1-phosphate isomerase, translating into MLQAIKYDQGHLEILDQLQLPFVEKYIPIQTAEDGWNAIKDMKVRGAPAIAIVAMLALASELHALQSADKIPDSPQEAETLIAQKLEYLVTSRPTAVNLADAARKLGAVVTTQAGQVGAMGPTVVAAFMRGAEEMMGKDLDDNQRIGHHGAEWIMANATKGGSDVAVLTHCNTGSLATSGYGTALGVIRSLFSKNVLRHAYCSETRPYNQGSRLTAFELVHDKIPATLITDSMAAALLADPKAGVNAIVVGADRVAANGDTANKIGTYSLAVLAKYHGVKFLVAAPRTTIDLATKSGNEIVIEQRPAAEMINIKGPRAGAPAIDGNVTLETVCIAAPGINVWNPSFDITPAALIDGIITEVGVVEKGSDGLFHMDVLFNGSAPQA